A window from Pelodiscus sinensis isolate JC-2024 chromosome 31, ASM4963464v1, whole genome shotgun sequence encodes these proteins:
- the LOC142821483 gene encoding uncharacterized protein LOC142821483 isoform X6, whose translation MTRPRAGASHPWTCPFIAEVREVTLPQSPSPEAAMAAESPVESVWEEAPHPICLEDFTAPVTLECGHNSCQAPLSPQGRDTEQQGPLRPNWQLANVMELPKPLSFQAAERARFDGVYGEHQEALKWFCEENQTPICVVYDRSQAHTVVPIQEAAQEYKEKLETHLKTLREEREKLLRRRTTAEGKRQEYLKWTQAERQMIVAEFQQLQQFLEEQERLLLAQLKKLDEEIGRLQTDTVRKLSVQISRISEREGMSQKPASEFLQDIRSTLSRCEMGQFQLPEEISPELEEQVRGFSLKTIALSETLRQFKDTLPSALETARGKSLGALRQGCRTPMSDSSSAPGLQSQGQEMSVAEPVIFEEVAVYFSEEEWALLDPGQRALYRDVMQENYEAVSWLGFPVSKAHVLSWVERREELQTPDLQGCEEGEIISVSHTAGDGILNENSERSLQEEGPERMAPCGVLVERSEGHVSQSPEQGETCESQRSLQRQQGNHPGAGQDKSSQRIRRLKTNTETVQKKIPHQHSPCACSDSATRIKHERAQTGEKPFSCSDCGKNFRNTSTLVTHRRAYTGEKPFSCSDCGKRFNDLSHLAIHRRVHTGEKPFSCSDCRKSFSLKSHLVRHRRVHTGEKPFSCSDCGKSFSDTSTLVIHRRAHTGEKPFSCSDCGKSFSRRSHLVIHRRVHTGEKPFSCFDCGKSFSHRSHLVIHRRAHTGEKPFSCSDCGKRFSNRSQLVIHRRVHTGEKPFICSDCGKNFSQASSLVRHRRAHTGEKPFSCSDCGKSFSRRSYLVRHGRAHTGQKPFSCSDCGKSFSQTSTLVRHRKTHTEEAIHLLSL comes from the exons ATGACGCGGccacg TGCTGGTGCCTCACATCCCTGGACCTGCCCCTTTATTGCTGAGGTCAGGGAAGTGACACTGCCccagtcccccagcccagaggcagccatggctgcagaaaGCCCCGTGGAAAGTGTCTGGGAGGAAGCGCCGCATCCCatctgtctggaggatttcacagcccctgtcactctggagtgtgggcacaattcctgccaggcccccctcagccctcagggcagagacactgagcagcagggacccctccgaCCTAACTGGCAGCTGGCAAATGTGATGGAACTACCCAAGCcactgagtttccaggcagcagagAGAGCAAGATTTGATGGGGTGTacggggagcaccaggaggctctgaagtGGTTCTGTGAAGAGaatcaaactcccatctgtgtggtgtatgacagatcccaggctcacaCGGTGGTGCCCatacaggaagctgcccaggagtacaag gaaaaattggagactcatttgaagactctgagggaggagagagagaagctgctgAGAAGGAGaacaacagcagaagggaaacgccaggagtatctg aaatggacccaagcagagaggcagatgattgtggctgagtttcagcagctgcagcagttcctAGAGGAACAAGAgagactcctgctggcccagctgaagaagctggatgaggagattgggaggctccagactgacactgtcaggaaactcTCTGTGCAAATTTCCCGGATCAGTGAGCGGGAGGGGATGTctcagaagccagcgagtgaattcctgcag gaCATCAGAAGCACCCTAAGTAG gtgtgagatggggcagttccagctgccagaggagatttctcctgaactggaagaacaagtcagaggtttctccctgaaaacgattgctctgtcggagactctgaggcagttcaaag acactctgccctctgcactggagacagcaagaggaaaatccctgggagctcTCAGACAAG gctgcagaacacccatgtctgactccagctcagcccctggcctgcagagccagggacaggaaatgtcCGTGGCGGAGCCGGTGatcttcgaggaggtggctgtgtatttctctgaagaggaatgggctctgctggacccgggccagagagccctctacagggatgtgatgcaggagaattacgaggctgtgagctggctgg gatttccagtctccaaagctcaTGTGCTTTCCTGGGTGGAGCGAAGGGAAGAGCTGCAGACCCCGGATCTccaaggctgtgaggaaggggagatcatcagtgtctcccacacag caggtgatgggatactgaatgagaacagtgagaggaGTCTTCAGGAGGAAGGACCTGAGCGAATGGCTCCATGTGGGGTATTAGTGgaaagatctgaagggcatgtttctcagagtcctgagcaaggagagacttgTGAGAGTCAGCGTAgtctacaaaggcagcagggaaaccatccaggagcaggacaggataaatccagtcagaggatcagaaggttgaaaacaaacacagaaactgttcaaaagaaaatcccccatcaacattcaCCTTGTGCTTGCAGTGACAGTGCAACTCGTATTAAGCATGAAAGAGCccaaacaggagagaaacccttcagctgctcggACTGTGGAAAAAACTTCAGAAATACCTCAacccttgttacccataggagagcctacacaggggagaaacccttcagttgctctgactgtgggaaaagattcaatgaCCTGTCACACCTTGCTAttcataggagagttcacacgggagagaaacctttcagctgctctgactgtaggaaaagcttcagtctcaagtcacaccttgttagacataggagagttcacacgggagagaaacccttcagctgctctgactgtgggaaaagcttcagtgatacctcaacccttgttatccataggagagcccacacaggggagaaacccttcagctgctcggactgtgggaaaagcttcagtcgaaGGTCACATCTTGTTATCCAcaggagagttcacacgggagagaaacccttcagctgctttgactgtgggaaaagcttcagtcaccggtcacaccttgttatccataggagagcccacacaggagagaaacccttcagttgctccgactgtgggaaaagattcagtaaccggtcacagcttgttatccataggagagttcacacgggagagaaacccttcatctgctctgattgtgggaaaaacttcagtcagGCCTCAAGTCTTGTTaggcataggagagcccacacaggagagaaacccttcagctgctctgactgtgggaaaagcttcagtcggcggTCATATCTTGTTAGACAtgggagagcccacacaggacagaaacccttcagctgctctgactgtggaaaaagcttcagtcagacctcgacccttgttagacataggaaaacccaTACGGAAGAAGCTATTCACCTGCTCTCACTGTAG
- the LOC142821483 gene encoding uncharacterized protein LOC142821483 isoform X7 yields MTRPRAGASHPWTCPFIAEVREVTLPQSPSPEAAMAAESPVESVWEEAPHPICLEDFTAPVTLECGHNSCQAPLSPQGRDTEQQGPLRPNWQLANVMELPKPLSFQAAERARFDGVYGEHQEALKWFCEENQTPICVVYDRSQAHTVVPIQEAAQEYKEKLETHLKTLREEREKLLRRRTTAEGKRQEYLKWTQAERQMIVAEFQQLQQFLEEQERLLLAQLKKLDEEIGRLQTDTVRKLSVQISRISEREGMSQKPASEFLQDIRSTLSRCEMGQFQLPEEISPELEEQVRGFSLKTIALSETLRQFKDTLPSALETARGKSLGALRQGCRTPMSDSSSAPGLQSQGQEMSVAEPVIFEEVAVYFSEEEWALLDPGQRALYRDVMQENYEAVSWLGFPVSKAHVLSWVERREELQTPDLQGCEEGEIISVSHTGDGILNENSERSLQEEGPERMAPCGVLVERSEGHVSQSPEQGETCESQRSLQRQQGNHPGAGQDKSSQRIRRLKTNTETVQKKIPHQHSPCACSDSATRIKHERAQTGEKPFSCSDCGKNFRNTSTLVTHRRAYTGEKPFSCSDCGKRFNDLSHLAIHRRVHTGEKPFSCSDCRKSFSLKSHLVRHRRVHTGEKPFSCSDCGKSFSDTSTLVIHRRAHTGEKPFSCSDCGKSFSRRSHLVIHRRVHTGEKPFSCFDCGKSFSHRSHLVIHRRAHTGEKPFSCSDCGKRFSNRSQLVIHRRVHTGEKPFICSDCGKNFSQASSLVRHRRAHTGEKPFSCSDCGKSFSRRSYLVRHGRAHTGQKPFSCSDCGKSFSQTSTLVRHRKTHTEEAIHLLSL; encoded by the exons ATGACGCGGccacg TGCTGGTGCCTCACATCCCTGGACCTGCCCCTTTATTGCTGAGGTCAGGGAAGTGACACTGCCccagtcccccagcccagaggcagccatggctgcagaaaGCCCCGTGGAAAGTGTCTGGGAGGAAGCGCCGCATCCCatctgtctggaggatttcacagcccctgtcactctggagtgtgggcacaattcctgccaggcccccctcagccctcagggcagagacactgagcagcagggacccctccgaCCTAACTGGCAGCTGGCAAATGTGATGGAACTACCCAAGCcactgagtttccaggcagcagagAGAGCAAGATTTGATGGGGTGTacggggagcaccaggaggctctgaagtGGTTCTGTGAAGAGaatcaaactcccatctgtgtggtgtatgacagatcccaggctcacaCGGTGGTGCCCatacaggaagctgcccaggagtacaag gaaaaattggagactcatttgaagactctgagggaggagagagagaagctgctgAGAAGGAGaacaacagcagaagggaaacgccaggagtatctg aaatggacccaagcagagaggcagatgattgtggctgagtttcagcagctgcagcagttcctAGAGGAACAAGAgagactcctgctggcccagctgaagaagctggatgaggagattgggaggctccagactgacactgtcaggaaactcTCTGTGCAAATTTCCCGGATCAGTGAGCGGGAGGGGATGTctcagaagccagcgagtgaattcctgcag gaCATCAGAAGCACCCTAAGTAG gtgtgagatggggcagttccagctgccagaggagatttctcctgaactggaagaacaagtcagaggtttctccctgaaaacgattgctctgtcggagactctgaggcagttcaaag acactctgccctctgcactggagacagcaagaggaaaatccctgggagctcTCAGACAAG gctgcagaacacccatgtctgactccagctcagcccctggcctgcagagccagggacaggaaatgtcCGTGGCGGAGCCGGTGatcttcgaggaggtggctgtgtatttctctgaagaggaatgggctctgctggacccgggccagagagccctctacagggatgtgatgcaggagaattacgaggctgtgagctggctgg gatttccagtctccaaagctcaTGTGCTTTCCTGGGTGGAGCGAAGGGAAGAGCTGCAGACCCCGGATCTccaaggctgtgaggaaggggagatcatcagtgtctcccacacag gtgatgggatactgaatgagaacagtgagaggaGTCTTCAGGAGGAAGGACCTGAGCGAATGGCTCCATGTGGGGTATTAGTGgaaagatctgaagggcatgtttctcagagtcctgagcaaggagagacttgTGAGAGTCAGCGTAgtctacaaaggcagcagggaaaccatccaggagcaggacaggataaatccagtcagaggatcagaaggttgaaaacaaacacagaaactgttcaaaagaaaatcccccatcaacattcaCCTTGTGCTTGCAGTGACAGTGCAACTCGTATTAAGCATGAAAGAGCccaaacaggagagaaacccttcagctgctcggACTGTGGAAAAAACTTCAGAAATACCTCAacccttgttacccataggagagcctacacaggggagaaacccttcagttgctctgactgtgggaaaagattcaatgaCCTGTCACACCTTGCTAttcataggagagttcacacgggagagaaacctttcagctgctctgactgtaggaaaagcttcagtctcaagtcacaccttgttagacataggagagttcacacgggagagaaacccttcagctgctctgactgtgggaaaagcttcagtgatacctcaacccttgttatccataggagagcccacacaggggagaaacccttcagctgctcggactgtgggaaaagcttcagtcgaaGGTCACATCTTGTTATCCAcaggagagttcacacgggagagaaacccttcagctgctttgactgtgggaaaagcttcagtcaccggtcacaccttgttatccataggagagcccacacaggagagaaacccttcagttgctccgactgtgggaaaagattcagtaaccggtcacagcttgttatccataggagagttcacacgggagagaaacccttcatctgctctgattgtgggaaaaacttcagtcagGCCTCAAGTCTTGTTaggcataggagagcccacacaggagagaaacccttcagctgctctgactgtgggaaaagcttcagtcggcggTCATATCTTGTTAGACAtgggagagcccacacaggacagaaacccttcagctgctctgactgtggaaaaagcttcagtcagacctcgacccttgttagacataggaaaacccaTACGGAAGAAGCTATTCACCTGCTCTCACTGTAG